The sequence below is a genomic window from Uranotaenia lowii strain MFRU-FL chromosome 2, ASM2978415v1, whole genome shotgun sequence.
ctgtatatcaaatcaaacaaaatacgctaatgatcggcttcatgtatcactcactcactgcctgatccattcactcctgatcgaagaccaacaagattcgccatatgcattgcgcattggtgagattccaatttgatgatggtgctgcactgttttgacagcaagcatcgtgcgaggtgatctgtattttagcgatgaattgaacgatcgatgatcgggtaggtccagtagcaatcaataacgaaacacgaccgctgtacgttcaggtgcgaagggcAATCAGAAAcgttcattgaaaatgagtgatattcggaacactgcctgtaacaatgcaaaagtttatataaaatcttaaatattcactttttgactAATGGATTAACACACACTTACCATGGTATGCATTcctcatcctgaatcctcctaaatagctatctctgattcacttttgtttgttttgatttttaacacgaccggccaaactttattcgaaattcggtacttgctcaatccaaattatcttctaagtttgaagttttaacttaaagaaattattcctttctgttgaaaacatttttctttggttgaaagaaaatttactttgtttcaaaagacatatgcaattcaaaaaatgtcttttgaatcaaagaatttgtttaaaatcaaattccaaaattattcagttcaaaaaattaattctttctttcaaaaattattcatttgaatcagaacgagaattcattgattcaaagaaaacaggagtttgattcaaaaaactgagtgttttgaatcaaagtcagttttgttttgtttcaaaatccaagttttctctgcgtgcattaaaaatatttttcataacaagcACTTTCTAATGTTCATGATGTTAATACATAGTTTTCTTAACGATTTTTGAGCGTCATATTTTATACGATATTTTTCGATCCGCCCGCGCCGTTTAATCCTAAATAACTTTTCGTTCTAAAAATATCGTCCACTGTGTCAACACTAAGACGATTACGACCtttggttttattggcatttccTTAAAAGAAAATGCGCTCAACCACTGATGATGAGTGGAGGATTATAATCAGATACTTAATTATTTGTAGTAAATTTGGAAATCTAGTAGTTCCATCGTATACTTCCCAGTAAGGAACTCCTATCGTCAGAATAATAAAGGCtaacttttgacttattttctataaagttttcaattaaCTGGATGAAAGCAAAacgtagaaatttttttcggtttttaaaattcaaaaatctgtacaaatctgtaccaaattttgaaaacctgtcatatgtacgtacagattctgtaccaaaaataagctcaaaaatctgtacctgtctagataaatctgtacatgtggcaactATGCGCTATTTTTACAATGGCGACGGCAGTGCTCGCGCTCTAAAAGAGTATTTTGCGCAATTCTCTATGCTactggggatgaataaaccaataggtttaaaatcccaaaaaaaagaaaaaaaatctctattcTATGTGTATCTGCCTTTGCTCtctgcttatgcttatgcttatgatacgtacacagccagatcttgtcagcatcccggtgaatagtaaaaatacatttactattcatcttatcaaggccggggccactgtgcagtattggacgcagagacgactggaaccaggggaggaagaaacgtggacaacagtaccatacgttcccatgttTATTTGATATTAATTCGTTGGGAAcatagatgctaagatatttctatgctccttggtgttgggccttgcgaatcttccttcaggggatggaaatgaggtttttctacataaagtccaaaatttaacaatacaataattaaagaaattctTCTTTAACCATCATACACTGTTTAATTTTGGATCCCTGTACCTTCATctcaggtcatcgaccatggttatagcgccattgctcgcttttgaaaagatttgtaagagcagaaaaattattaatacagcACCGAAATCTttagaatttttccattctaaAAGATTTCAGCACCAAAAATAATACATACACATATGAACACCAAGATTACCTGTTTCCTTCTATTTGAATAGCGAACTAATGAAAACATAAACAACATTCACTACACCTGCACAATTTCAATCAAGCCAATGCCttggaatttttagaaaaatgttttgcaaCCTATTTAAAAAGATGCGTGTCTTTCAGTAACTTATTGATTTACTAGCAATCCCAGCTCAGCTGTCTTTAAAGTGACTAAATAAATGCGCATGCAGTCCGCACAAGTGGATgacaataataaataaataattcgattttatgagaaaatatttttaaatcctcATGATAAATcatgttgatagaaaaaaaaaaaacaaaatgcatCAAGAATTTGGATGATCAAAGCAACCGAACCCTATAAAGATTTTTCTagctgctgaaaaaaaaaattgaaaaaatacttcCGAAATCTTTCGAATGTGGAAACTTTTCTTGTTAACCATATTTCAGTACAGAACAAAGGCTAAAGCCATAGTGCCCATAGTAGAGTAAAAGTATCcaaagtattgaaaaataaaatcggaAAGCTCTCACCGGGATTTCCTGCCCTTGCCGTCTTTGTCGACTGCCGTTCTCCGTATTGAAGCATCCATTGTTCTTGcatgttcaactttttctgccACAAATcacttgaacattttgaatttcaatccaCACCTCAGTTCTGATTGACACGATAAAACAAACATTCTATTTCTCACAAATTCCACTTTCCATTAggaaaataattagaaaaaattaaaactgcagAGCGATGAGTAGACAGAAAAACGCGTCCGCACTCGAACAAGGCCTACTCCGAACTCCGTGTATCTGCCTTTGCTCTCTGCAAGCCAAAAGGCTGCTTCTCAATTTCTTTGTTCGCCATTAATCGGGCTACCGACTGTTTTTACGCTTGGGTCTTCTTGTCTTCGCTGCACCACGAGTATTCTCTTCAGGGTTTTCCGTGGACAGATTGAACCGGGGGATAGAGAGATGAGAttcctttgtattttttttagaagggcaatgtttaaaatttcaccaccaccaccacttCACAATTTGCAACCAATTGCACAATTTCTCGCTCTCACAGCACAGAATTCTCtcatttaaactcaaatttactcattttcaCGCAAAATTGTATACAATATAAACCCtcatccgctcttgagtgtcaatatgactcTAGTggaagtttgaaggcttgttacTTTATTCATGCGcatccatattttcaaaaaatctacaaGAACTCCCAAATGAACtgatgaaatctttaattttgcatcattaaaTTTACATGGACGATCCCCCGCTAGGCAAGTGGCTAGTTGGCTAGTGAacagtagacaatgtgcaactcgagaccccatactcccaaccttcgggtagtggtcatatcacctcttgtctgcaactccgattctctacctccccgtggtgctagctggggtgcgagcaaccttagcggagatcgggtacccaaccccggtggatgctttggtcgcatgcaaactgagttagggggcttcgtacgcgtctgttctccatgtcaggggcggcgtgcggagtgcaacaacgtcctggtggtgttcgggatccaaaacagcaacatcacgacggtcctcctgcgagatagtggggttagatgcgggccttgcgagcccgtgactacaaaaaacgtaagcaacgaacaacgaacaacaaatttcggatggaaatcgacaAAGACCCACGCGGCGAAAAGGAACTAGCGATtgaaaacttggaacatggaacttcctatctctaaatttcatgggcagtacccacttgctctccaacgaattgaagagccgccaATTctacatcgtagcgctgcaggagatATGCTGGAAgagctccacggtacgaacgtatccagatggtcgtgttATCTACCAGAGCTACGACAACACACACAAGCTTGAAACAGCTCCTATAGTGATGGGGAAGATGAAGAAGCGCACGATCGGGCGGTGGCCGATCGACCCACGAATGTgttggttgagaatcaagggccggctCTTCAACATCACCATCATCAACGTGTACAGCTCTCACATCGAAATTACCGATAACGACCAAGACAAACTCTAGGCGCAGCTGGAACTTGAACACGAtcgctgcccaaaacatgatatcaacatcgtcatcggggatttaaTCGTTAGGTCGcacaggaggaggaattcaaccCGATCATtagaaggttcagtgcgcaccaggtGACCAACGAAAACAGCCTCAGACTAATAGATTTCGCCGTCTCAAAACGAATGGCCttagtacacctggagatcacggTACCAAACGCAGTCACAGaccgaccacgttttgatagacagccggtACTTCTCGGACAcaatcgacgtcagatcctgtcgagacgcgaacatcgagtcagaccattatctggtgataaTGAAGATGCGCCAAAAACtgtccgtagtgaacaacatacgaaactAAAATTCAGTGGAACTTTTTTATTCGCTAGCTCACTCAAAATTTAACGAGAAAATTAATCCGCTAACTAAATGTAAATAAGAGGATTAATTAGCAATTATCGGATTGGCGTTTTTGTGACAGACACAGCTAATAGCAAATCTAAATTGAGTTTAAGTGTAATTTACTTGTACAAAATATCAACAGATCAAACAGCTGATGCATGCTCAAGAATCGAGCGAACTATGTTGCTTTATAAGCTCTTAAGACAGTCTACGCCTTTAAAATCTTTGGTAACAGCTAACATAAAGTCAAGATTCCTGGAAGCTTTGTCGACACCgtaattcgtatgagtcttCAACTCCAGCCGTTGGTCAaggataacgcccagatcgttgatgtgatCTATCCAGTTAATTATGCCGTCTCCGAGAGTGTACTGCGCTTGCGAGAAAATTATATAACCGCACATTTACTGCAattcaaaggcaggcagttgGTGTCACACTACTTTAGTGTGACATGTAGAACTGACTTTGTAACCAATCGATGCCTTCTTGGCTTGTGATAgtgtggaaaagtttgaggtAATCAGCATAAGCGAGTTTTGAACCGTCGAGGAGAGAAAGTACATTGTTAAAATAGATAACAAAAATAAGCGGACCCAGATGGCTTCCTTGAGGACGCCGGAGGAAGCAAAGAATTTCCTTGTGCAGTGATTACCAGTTTCAACAGATAGCTTTCGTCCCGTTAAGTAGCTGCGAAACCAGGCCAATAAGGATATACAGAAGCCTAAGTCGTACTGGTTATGACAGAATGTATGTACTTtaagcaacttcaatcgaattATCTGTCAAATCACCGACCATAAACAATTATCTTATTTATTCTAGGTTCTATACAAATATGTCCctatctgattttattttttacaacacaaaTTGCGCACTCCCTCCggttttaataacttttaaatgaTATTTGAAGTCTTCAAAATATACATCCATGCTTAATGTCGCATTATAAATCAATTCGCAATTTTGATGCCAATCTTCTTTGGCCTTTTCAACGTGTAACGAGTTGGTTACGAATTTTATCGTTCgccgataaaaaaaatagaagcggTCGCTATTTTCCATAACATCACCGACAGACAGCTGCGACGACTACGACGAagagcgacgacgacgacaacgctCGGTAGCTTTTGGCCAAGCAAGGGATGATGTCGGAAAATGTTTGCAGCGCTAGTTAGAAGGGGTACGATGAAAACTTTCGATTGACGTCATCAGCCGAAGCTGACGTCATTGCGGGTCGAGCTTTCGGGATGATTCTCGGTAGTTATGTCGGTTATGCATGTATGAGGACTACCACCCCCTCGCTTCAGGAACCATGTTCGAACCCTGAACGCGGTCGTCGtcatccttttttttccttcacttttCATCATACAGCGCATGCAGCAATGTGAATGTGTGTGAATGTTTTTCAGAGGACTGCACCTGTGTGCGTGTAGATGAATAGAAGAACACCATCGTCGAAAGGCAGCAATTCCGAAGGTGGGTGGTATACACGTTTGTTTGTAGAGCTTCTGGAAGGGGGGATACCGGTAACTTTTACTACACTTTCATTCATCAGAACACATCGGAAGAATGGTGCCAACATCAAGGATATTGAAGTGGCAGCGCTAAGGACGAGGTCAGGTTTTCGCAGATGGTGCGAATGTGTCATATCGGTAATGATATCAACTTACAGCGCGTTCCCGCCCCGATTTTCCTAGGTAGCTTTTCATTTGTGAATGAAAAGCTGCGATGCATTTgatgatttaaaattcattccATTATGACGTTGTGAATTCTAAATTACAGAACTCTcgaggatttgaaaaaaaaaagtttcaatgctTTCGGATTCCTCACTCAGCTagcttgattaaaaaaaaaacaatgttattctaaaattttaaactttcgtTAACTCTATTTACTCTCCAGGAACGTTCGCATTTCCTTGTTGATTAGAGATGGATTGTGCTGCTGCAAAAAGTGATCAACTCCGGGTACGATCTTAAATTGTAAATTATTAAACTCTTTCATCAGCAGAGGACCCGTTTCTTTGGATATGAAATGGTCGTTTTCACCCAACAGGTACAGCCCGGGAGCGTGAGGAGTGTCAATGCTTTTCGGATCAACCAATTTCCTACCAGAACCCATATTCGCTCGGTAATAGTTAATGGGAGGAGTAAGAGCACctaaaataagaaagaaaaaaaagttatgcacATTCCCAACTAAcctaaatcacaaaaaaaaactcacctttCTTTCCGAAAGTGTACTTGAACGCTTCGATCTCGTCCAAATTGCAGTGGTGCTTGAACATCCGGTCAAAATTCGCCAAATCGTTCATTCGGCAGAAGAATTCCGGCAGCTTCGGCATCTGGAAGAAGAACATGTACCAGGACATCTTGAACTGGGTCTTGTTGGACATAACGAGCTTCCGGAAGACGCGCTGCGACGGGGCATCCATGCAGATGTACCGGTCAATCATGTCCATGTGCCGGGCCAGGAATTCCCAGGCAATGACAGCGCCCCAATCGTGGGCAATCAAGGTGAACTTTTTGCGTCCTTGAGGTGGGGAGAAAAAAGAATGCTAAGCAGttgcttgaaaataatgaaaatttttattgttttcctcAATTTTGTTATCTGttttttgaatgagaaaaatacTTTATAAATGCTTAATGAGCCTTGATTTAGTGGGTATTGagttttgggtcaggggtcggcagaaggggtcttccatattaactgtttgaTGTTTTAGCGTTATTGGCGTTGTTATACATTGAATTGAGATGCGAATTTccacataggagttttgagtgACGAACAATCAAttccaggttttaaatttggggtcaggggtcggccaaaggggtcgtccatatctatcttttaatgtttttgcaatattgacgttattatacattggattgagatgaaaatttccacataggagtttgctttcaggtttcaaatttttagttaGGGGTCGGtaaaaggggttgtccatattatCTGTTGCGATATTGTCTTGATTGTGCATAGGATTgttatgaaaattggcacatgggagttttacagtaaaggtatttgattacaggtgtcaagttttggaTCATGGTGTAAAACAGGGATCGTTCATGTAAGTTGTTCACAGTTTTTGCGAGATTGTCATGATTATGCAtgggattgaaatgaaaatctgcacatgggtgttttgaaggtcgagcaattgatttcaattatCTAATTTTGAGTGAGGGGACCAAAAGGGTCgaccatataaatttttcactatCTTTGTGATATAGAGACTAATACATATTAGATTTaggtgaaaatttgtacatgggagttttaaccctcatccgcattagatttcattaccctaatcagaactaggagtgtcaatttgacactccaagctaaaatcgtcataactctttttatatctaaccgattacaatgaaacttatatcactagaaaccttgtaacgtcagtaaaatatgtttaaaacattatatatagctaaagcttctagttttcccgttattcagcatgaaagaaaaaaaaatccgaaaaaacatgtctcaggaaaactgctgtagttcatatgttaaacgttcaaaaaaatatttgcctgatacatatgaaagctgaagttaatgtctacatcatggaacaaagaaatattttttaaaattttttttaatgaaatggtcacaaaaaattcaaaaaagtggtcttaaaaacctacttttcattcgattgctagtaaatactgtttgagcgatggtagagttttttaaaaaatatgaatataaactttattaaaattctaacattttgctgtctttagattttcgatgcaacaaaaattgaatttactggaatttttcaaagttgactactttgcgcgattttttgcgcaaatcattcctgaatttctagaacaacAAGCATCGcatccagcaaaacgtgtttgtttgctctccgagtaggtacggtgggtggtgatttgggcagagagcgaagccgacagacgaaataatgatgcgtgtcgtgcgtttcttggttggaaattttctattgacaggagttcacgtttgcttgttacgacacgcatcattatttcgtccgTCGGCTTCactctctgaccaaatcaccacccaccgtacctactcggagagcaaacaaacacgttttgcgggacgcgctgcttgtagttctagaaattcaggaatgattttacgtttataattttcatatttttgtgaaatctcacaacgtaaattgttgcacctcactagaatgtagattaaattcccttttcaatggatatagttttgattgcttcaaacggcgagaaagcactgaaaatccgggtacaacctgacggtggaccacaaaaacagataaaatttcaattagtgaaaaaatcgcgcaaagtagtcaactttgaaaaattccagtaaattcaatttttgttgcatcgaaaatctaaagacagcaaaatgttagaattttaataaagtttgtagtcatattttttaaaaaaaactctaccatcacttaaacagtatttactagcaatcgaatgaaaagtaggtttttcagaccacttttttgaacttcttgtgaccatttcattaaaaaaaaattaaaaaaatatttctttgttccatgatgtagacattaacttcagctttcatatgtatcaggcaaatatttttttgaacgtttaacatatgaactacagcagttttcctgaggcatgttttttcggatttttttttctttcatgctgaatgacgagaaaactagaagctttagctatatataatgttttaaacatattttactgacattacagggtttctattgatataagttttatatgaagttcataataattcaaacgacttaaatggattttaattttggagtgtcaaaatgacactctaagtcggaaaagggagtttttttgtccaggcttccagggttcgtccataaataaagtaaagatgcaaaattaaagaacttttgaattcatttagggtccccgaagaaatttttgttttttaaagcttctgaaaaaagttacaagcattcaaacttgaaatagtgtcaaaatgacactctaatgcggatgagggttaaggaaCGAGTAATTGATTTTTGGTGTAAAATTTGGGATCGTGGTTCGGCAAAAGGGTTCTCCCATAttcattgttcactgttttttgcTGTAATTTCATACTAgcccaaattttgtacacgggAGGTTTAACAGACGGGCAATTGGTTTCAGGTGTCCAATTTTTGATCAGGGATCgaaaaaaggggtcatccatatgaaATATTAACTGTTATAGCGATATTGTCATggttttacattggattgtgatgaaaatcagTACAAGTATTAGA
It includes:
- the LOC129747462 gene encoding epoxide hydrolase 1-like, coding for MACLRATLQRFISRLLCVYYSAQILFYIAVQFFTKPHSKFWVVKKRPYPPQSLQKHDYGTSKFVSVNGIKLHYVENGDPSKPLMLFVHGFPEFWFSWRHQLKEFSKDYWVVAVDMRGYGDSDKPEGLENYKVDDMVQDIKELVTALGRKKFTLIAHDWGAVIAWEFLARHMDMIDRYICMDAPSQRVFRKLVMSNKTQFKMSWYMFFFQMPKLPEFFCRMNDLANFDRMFKHHCNLDEIEAFKYTFGKKGALTPPINYYRANMGSGRKLVDPKSIDTPHAPGLYLLGENDHFISKETGPLLMKEFNNLQFKIVPGVDHFLQQHNPSLINKEMRTFLESK